A window of Ignavibacteriales bacterium contains these coding sequences:
- a CDS encoding PAS domain S-box protein — translation MKDDNKKGKHIISVFIKVGSLLTATLGIIVILGWIFDIPQLASFDTDKIPMALSSAVLFVLYGLIIFFHHRLPSNRIISWIGIAFSSVAILVALLLLYLTLNGIRPDAEHLGMKISGGFDGLMAGHMSPITAFIFVFVGLSFLIILMKTRRKKLKRVSFIFEVLVIFISIILLLSYLFGTPLLYEGGFIPPALTTSLSFLFLGITLLLISGLEIWSYEKLLNTLGTRSTHILFLVFVILIVSIITAGYSYYRVYEKHYRTEVEQQLSSIAFLKVNEIVQWRKERLEDAEEFYQNAEFSRLVKQFFNKQNDADAKKRIQEWIEQARSDSEYDQICLHNAKGVEVISSPDGKILSPFIFSARSFEVLKSGQIFFQDFYRDENDKRIYLAIFIPILSDKSSKNVIGVVALRIDPKKFLYPLINIWPLPSKSAETLIVRREGNEVVFLNELKFQKNTALNLRKPLTEINLPAAQAALGKKEITEGVDYRGISVIAYVNPIPNSPWFLVARMDTSEVYESITERLWMLIAIVFVLLLGSAATIGMIWRHQRVRFYNEKYIAEKERASLQEIISKSLNEIYVFDAGTLKFIYVNDSTINNLGYNMEELSNMTPLGIEPRFNMNSFKEMVAPLYEKKIPVLQFETVHQRKDKSEYVVEVHLQLIDSEKGLVFLAVINDITVRKRSEEALRKSEERLRLEMARMPIGYIVWDKDFRVVNWNPAAEKIFGFTASETIGKHPYDLIVPKDAQPLVDAIWSRLLEGDYTAQSVNENFTKAGRTIICDWTNTPFKEADGRVVGVLSMVQDITVRKRAEEEIQKLNAELEQRVLERTAQLENVNKELESFSYSVSHDLRAPLRGIDGFSTMLLEDYSKKLGKKGQRLLNVIRGNTKKMGQLIDDLLSFSRIGKRELDKSEIDMKTLANSIYYELTSELEREKISFTVSNLPNAKGDSSLIRQLWYNIISNAIKFSSRKDNPVIEINSKVENGEEIYFIRDNGVGFDMKYYEKLFGVFQRLHSETEYQGTGVGLAIAKRIVTKHGGNIWAESEINVGTTFYFYL, via the coding sequence ATGAAAGACGATAATAAAAAAGGTAAACACATAATAAGTGTTTTTATCAAAGTCGGCTCATTACTCACAGCAACTTTGGGTATTATAGTAATACTCGGATGGATCTTTGATATCCCTCAATTAGCAAGTTTTGATACAGACAAAATACCAATGGCGTTAAGCTCAGCGGTTTTGTTTGTCTTATACGGATTAATAATTTTCTTCCACCATCGTTTACCTTCAAACCGCATTATATCATGGATTGGAATTGCTTTCAGCTCTGTTGCAATTTTAGTTGCATTACTGCTTCTTTATCTTACGCTGAACGGTATACGTCCAGATGCAGAACATTTAGGAATGAAAATAAGCGGAGGGTTTGATGGATTAATGGCAGGGCATATGTCTCCAATTACTGCATTTATTTTTGTGTTTGTTGGTTTGTCATTCTTGATAATACTGATGAAAACCAGACGAAAAAAACTAAAAAGAGTATCTTTTATTTTTGAAGTCTTAGTAATCTTCATCTCCATTATTCTTCTCTTATCTTATCTCTTTGGTACACCTCTGCTTTACGAAGGGGGATTTATTCCACCGGCATTAACAACTTCTCTTTCCTTTTTATTTCTTGGAATTACATTACTTTTAATTTCAGGACTCGAAATTTGGTCTTATGAAAAGTTATTGAATACTCTGGGCACACGTTCTACACACATACTTTTTCTAGTTTTTGTTATTCTGATTGTAAGTATAATTACAGCGGGGTATTCATATTATAGAGTTTATGAAAAACATTATCGTACGGAGGTTGAACAACAGCTTTCATCAATCGCTTTTTTAAAAGTAAACGAAATAGTTCAGTGGCGGAAAGAACGATTGGAAGATGCGGAAGAATTTTACCAAAATGCAGAATTCTCCAGATTGGTAAAACAATTCTTTAATAAACAAAACGACGCTGATGCAAAAAAAAGAATTCAAGAATGGATTGAACAAGCCCGTTCAGATTCTGAATACGACCAGATATGCTTACATAACGCAAAAGGCGTTGAAGTAATTTCTTCTCCCGACGGAAAAATTCTTAGTCCGTTTATTTTCTCTGCACGTTCTTTCGAAGTATTGAAATCCGGGCAAATATTTTTTCAAGATTTTTACCGTGATGAAAATGATAAGCGTATTTATTTAGCAATTTTTATTCCCATTCTTTCTGATAAATCAAGTAAAAATGTAATTGGAGTTGTTGCTTTAAGGATTGATCCCAAGAAGTTTCTGTATCCTTTAATAAATATATGGCCTCTTCCAAGCAAATCAGCAGAAACACTTATTGTTCGGCGTGAAGGAAATGAGGTTGTGTTTCTTAACGAACTTAAATTTCAAAAAAATACTGCGCTCAATCTTAGGAAACCGTTAACAGAAATAAATTTACCTGCCGCACAAGCAGCGCTGGGTAAAAAAGAAATAACAGAAGGTGTAGACTATCGCGGTATTTCGGTTATTGCTTATGTGAATCCAATACCTAATTCGCCATGGTTTCTTGTTGCACGGATGGATACATCTGAAGTTTATGAGTCTATAACTGAAAGACTATGGATGTTAATCGCTATTGTCTTCGTGCTTCTTTTAGGATCCGCTGCAACAATCGGAATGATTTGGCGGCATCAACGTGTACGGTTTTACAATGAGAAATATATTGCTGAAAAAGAACGCGCATCACTTCAAGAGATCATCAGTAAAAGTCTTAATGAAATATATGTCTTTGATGCCGGCACACTAAAGTTTATTTATGTTAATGACAGTACAATCAATAATCTCGGTTACAATATGGAGGAACTTTCAAATATGACTCCTCTCGGTATCGAGCCAAGATTTAATATGAATTCGTTCAAGGAAATGGTAGCGCCTCTTTATGAAAAAAAGATTCCGGTTCTACAGTTCGAAACAGTACATCAAAGAAAAGATAAAAGTGAGTATGTTGTAGAAGTTCACCTCCAACTCATTGATTCGGAAAAAGGATTAGTATTCTTGGCAGTAATAAATGACATCACCGTGCGCAAGCGTTCTGAAGAAGCTTTAAGGAAAAGCGAAGAACGCCTGCGACTCGAAATGGCCCGTATGCCCATTGGCTATATAGTGTGGGACAAAGACTTTCGCGTGGTTAATTGGAATCCGGCTGCTGAAAAAATATTCGGTTTCACTGCAAGCGAAACCATAGGGAAACATCCGTATGACCTCATTGTGCCGAAGGATGCACAACCCCTCGTAGATGCCATCTGGTCACGACTTCTTGAAGGTGACTATACTGCGCAAAGTGTAAATGAGAATTTTACGAAAGCTGGCCGCACCATCATATGCGATTGGACCAACACACCATTCAAAGAAGCAGATGGCAGAGTCGTCGGCGTTCTTTCCATGGTTCAGGACATCACCGTGCGCAAGCGGGCGGAAGAAGAAATTCAAAAACTCAACGCTGAGCTTGAACAGCGAGTACTTGAACGCACAGCTCAATTAGAAAATGTAAACAAAGAATTGGAATCATTTTCATATTCGGTCTCGCATGATCTTCGTGCACCTCTTAGAGGAATAGATGGCTTCTCAACAATGTTGCTTGAAGATTATTCTAAGAAGTTGGGCAAAAAAGGACAAAGATTACTCAATGTAATTCGCGGCAACACAAAAAAAATGGGGCAGCTTATTGATGACCTTCTTTCGTTTTCACGAATCGGTAAACGCGAACTCGACAAATCAGAAATTGATATGAAGACTCTCGCTAATTCAATTTATTATGAATTAACATCAGAACTGGAAAGGGAAAAGATTTCATTTACTGTCTCCAACTTACCAAACGCGAAAGGTGATTCATCATTAATTAGACAGCTTTGGTATAACATAATATCAAATGCAATAAAGTTTTCATCAAGAAAAGATAATCCGGTAATTGAAATAAACAGCAAAGTAGAAAACGGGGAAGAAATTTATTTTATTAGGGATAACGGCGTTGGTTTCGATATGAAATATTATGAAAAACTTTTCGGTGTATTTCAACGTCTGCACAGCGAAACCGAATATCAAGGTACCGGAGTTGGTTTAGCAATTGCGAAAAGAATAGTTACCAAACATGGCGGTAATATCTGGGCGGAATCGGAAATTAATG